In Gigantopelta aegis isolate Gae_Host chromosome 6, Gae_host_genome, whole genome shotgun sequence, the following are encoded in one genomic region:
- the LOC121376145 gene encoding probable dimethyladenosine transferase — protein MPKERVAKKSRQHQQIQKQGISFHRDIGQHILKNPLVVASMIEKSALRPTDVVLEVGPGTGNMTVKLLEKVKKVVACEIDPRLVAELQKRVIGTPVASKLQVMVGDVLKTDLPFFDICVANLPYQISSPFVFKLLLHRPFFRCAVLMFQREFAQRLVAKPGDKLYCRLSVNTQLLARVDHLMKVGKNNFRPPPKVESSVVRIEPRNPPPPINFQEWDGLIRICFARKNKTIGAAFKFSKVLDLLEKNYKVHCSVKNVLIPPDFNIKEKVLDILEKNNFDKKRSRTMDIDDFLGLLNSFNKEGIHFS, from the exons GTATAAGCTTCCACAGAGATATTGGCCAGCACATATTGAAGAATCCATTGGTAGTAGCCAGTATGATAGAAAAG TCAGCACTGCGCCCCACGGATGTTGTTCTGGAGGTTGGTCCAGGAACAGGCAACATGACTGTCAAGCTCCTGGAAAAGGTGAAAAAG GTGGTCGCCTGTGAGATTGATCCTCGTCTTGTAGCAGAGCTTCAGAAACGAGTCATTGGAAC CCCTGTTGCTAGCAAGTTGCAGGTCATGGTGGGTGATGTACTAAAGACTGACCTCCCCTTCTTCGACATCTGTGTGGCCAATTTACCTTATCAG ATTTCTTctccatttgtttttaaactgctTCTTCATCGACCATTCTTCAG GTGTGCAGTTCTAATGTTTCAACGTGAGTTCGCACAGCGTCTGGTTGCCAAACCTGGAGACAAACTCTACTGTCGACTGTCTGTGAATACACAGCTACTAGCCAGAGTCGATCATCTGATGAAG GTTGGCAAAAACAATTTCCGTCCTCCACCCAAAGTTGAATCCAGTGTTGTAAGAATAGAACCAAGAAATCCACCTCCACCAATCAACTTTCAG GAGTGGGATGGTCTTATCAGAATTTGCTTTGCCAGAAAGAATAAAACAATTGGAGCAGCATTTAA ATTTTCTAAAGTCTTGGATCTGCTTGAAAAGAACTACAAAGTTCACTGTTCAGTAAAGAATGTG ttgaTTCCTCCAGACTTTAATATTAAGGAAAAGGTGTTGGACATCTTGGAAAAgaataattttgacaaaaagagATCTCGGACGATGGACATTGATGACTTTTTAGG ACTCTTAAACAGTTTCAACAAAGAAGGAATCCACTTCTCTTGA